In Oscillospiraceae bacterium, the following are encoded in one genomic region:
- a CDS encoding sugar phosphate isomerase/epimerase, whose protein sequence is MSFVLSCFADEIDSDLSVQMREMRRCGIGHLELRGVGGRNVSEFSEQELREIKKRLDGEDIRVSAIGSPVGKIGIKDDFAPHLAVFERMLGAAQIMGARYIRIFSFYMPKGEDAQQYSEPVCERLEKFKEKAIPLNLVLLHENEKGIFGDIAPRCKQLMERLGDENFKMTFDPANFVQCGQKVMEAYRLLVKYIEYVHIKDAKFADASVVPAGYGDGEIKEMLAALYENSYDGFLSLEPHLGDFKGFSALEQDKKELNFSGGTDALGRFELAVNCLRDAMKKVINA, encoded by the coding sequence ATGAGTTTTGTGTTATCATGTTTTGCGGATGAAATAGACAGTGATCTCTCGGTGCAGATGCGGGAGATGAGACGCTGCGGCATCGGTCATCTCGAATTGAGAGGCGTCGGAGGCAGGAATGTTTCGGAGTTTTCGGAACAGGAACTGCGCGAAATTAAAAAGCGCCTTGACGGGGAAGATATCCGGGTTTCGGCCATCGGTTCACCCGTTGGAAAGATCGGAATCAAAGACGATTTTGCGCCGCACCTTGCGGTTTTTGAGCGCATGCTCGGCGCTGCGCAGATCATGGGCGCGCGCTATATCCGGATCTTCAGCTTTTATATGCCGAAAGGTGAGGATGCCCAACAGTATTCTGAACCTGTCTGCGAGCGGCTTGAAAAATTTAAGGAAAAAGCGATACCCCTGAATTTAGTGCTGCTGCATGAAAACGAAAAGGGGATTTTCGGCGATATCGCACCGCGCTGTAAACAGTTGATGGAGCGTCTCGGAGACGAAAATTTTAAGATGACATTTGATCCGGCTAATTTTGTACAATGCGGTCAAAAGGTTATGGAGGCCTATCGGCTGCTTGTGAAATATATCGAATACGTCCACATCAAGGACGCGAAATTTGCAGATGCAAGCGTCGTTCCGGCCGGTTACGGAGACGGTGAAATCAAAGAAATGCTCGCGGCCTTATATGAAAACAGTTACGACGGGTTCTTGTCGCTCGAACCGCATCTCGGCGATTTCAAAGGTTTTTCCGCATTGGAGCAGGACAAAAAGGAATTGAATTTCAGCGGTGGCACGGATGCCTTAGGGCGTTTTGAACTCGCGGTGAACTGCCTCAGAGATGCGATGAAAAAGGTCATAAATGCCTGA
- the sigK gene encoding RNA polymerase sporulation sigma factor SigK has translation MMMTFLGVPLSALFFLALYIKDKNAFAPPLSAAKEADCLRRIEKGDKNARNELIEHNLRLVAHIAKKFAPYPPDQEDLISIGTIGLIKAADSFERKKDFRFSTYASKCITNEILMHFRSIRKCSNDVSLFDPVETESGSGSVQIIDTLTSDFDLEDTVQLKLDVQRLYDALSALDERSHRVILLRYGLAGNQPLTQSEIAVHLGISRSYVSRIEKAALEKLKGAL, from the coding sequence ATGATGATGACTTTTTTGGGCGTACCGCTCTCAGCGCTTTTCTTCCTTGCGCTTTATATCAAAGATAAAAACGCGTTTGCGCCGCCGCTTTCCGCCGCAAAGGAAGCCGACTGCCTGCGCCGTATTGAAAAAGGCGATAAAAACGCGCGAAACGAGCTGATTGAACACAATCTGCGCCTTGTTGCCCATATCGCAAAAAAATTTGCCCCCTATCCGCCTGACCAGGAGGATTTGATCTCGATTGGCACAATCGGTCTGATTAAAGCAGCCGACAGCTTCGAACGCAAAAAGGACTTTCGTTTTTCAACCTATGCCTCCAAATGCATCACAAACGAAATTTTGATGCATTTCCGTTCGATTCGCAAATGTTCCAATGACGTTTCGCTGTTTGATCCGGTCGAGACGGAATCCGGCAGCGGCAGCGTACAGATCATCGACACGCTGACCTCGGATTTCGACCTCGAGGATACGGTGCAGCTCAAGCTCGATGTGCAGCGTCTTTATGATGCACTCTCCGCTTTGGACGAACGCAGCCACCGTGTAATTTTACTTCGATACGGGCTTGCAGGAAATCAACCGCTGACCCAATCCGAGATCGCTGTGCATCTCGGCATTTCGCGCTCCTATGTCTCGCGAATCGAAAAGGCCGCGCTTGAAAAATTGAAAGGAGCGCTGTAA
- a CDS encoding ABC transporter substrate-binding protein, producing MKKIIAVLLTVLLAAIGFAGCASFKNEVDKIKEKGVLTVYTNAAFAPYEYYSGTEITGVDIEIAKAIAAKLGVELKVEDVEFNNIIAAVKEGKCDLGVSGFSVTDERKQSVDFSVEYVQTQQYIIVLDTDAAVTNFETLAGLKIGVQLSTTGDYAIADAIDKGVLKDTGATVVQYKNALEATVDLKNGKIGAVVIDKDTAMNIINNNTGLKAIPLNYADGTFDAENYAIAIAKENTTLKALVDEVLTGLIGDGSIAKWMAQHSAASVG from the coding sequence ATGAAAAAAATCATCGCGGTTCTTCTGACAGTTTTGCTCGCTGCAATCGGCTTCGCGGGCTGCGCCAGTTTCAAAAACGAAGTTGACAAGATCAAGGAAAAAGGCGTACTTACCGTTTACACAAACGCCGCTTTCGCTCCGTACGAATATTACAGCGGCACGGAGATCACAGGCGTCGATATCGAAATCGCCAAGGCCATCGCCGCCAAACTCGGCGTCGAGCTCAAAGTCGAAGACGTTGAATTCAACAACATCATCGCAGCCGTCAAAGAAGGCAAATGCGATCTGGGCGTCTCCGGCTTCTCGGTCACAGACGAGCGCAAACAATCCGTCGATTTCTCGGTCGAATATGTCCAGACCCAGCAGTACATCATCGTTTTGGATACAGATGCGGCCGTCACCAATTTTGAGACCCTTGCCGGCCTCAAGATCGGCGTCCAGTTGTCCACCACCGGTGATTATGCCATTGCCGATGCCATTGACAAGGGCGTTTTAAAAGACACGGGCGCAACGGTTGTCCAGTATAAGAATGCGCTGGAAGCCACCGTTGATCTCAAGAACGGCAAAATCGGCGCGGTCGTCATCGACAAAGACACCGCTATGAACATTATTAATAACAACACCGGCCTCAAAGCTATCCCGCTCAATTATGCAGACGGTACCTTTGACGCGGAAAATTACGCCATTGCCATCGCGAAAGAAAATACCACTCTGAAAGCGCTGGTTGACGAAGTCCTCACCGGTCTCATCGGTGACGGCTCAATCGCCAAGTGGATGGCGCAGCACTCGGCTGCTTCTGTCGGCTGA
- the rpsT gene encoding 30S ribosomal protein S20 yields the protein MANIKSAQKRVVSGQKKAVANKSAKSELKTELKKGKLAIESGSADMDATVKNTIKAVDQAAAKGHIAKNTAARRKSSLMKAVNAKKAAK from the coding sequence ATGGCAAACATCAAGTCCGCCCAAAAGAGAGTTGTGTCCGGCCAGAAGAAAGCCGTTGCCAACAAATCGGCCAAATCTGAGCTGAAAACCGAACTGAAGAAGGGCAAGCTCGCAATTGAGAGCGGTTCCGCAGATATGGACGCCACCGTTAAGAACACCATCAAAGCTGTCGATCAGGCGGCCGCGAAAGGTCATATCGCAAAGAATACGGCAGCGCGCCGCAAGAGCTCACTGATGAAAGCGGTCAACGCCAAAAAGGCGGCCAAGTAA
- a CDS encoding DNA topoisomerase (ATP-hydrolyzing) subunit A translates to MKKRKEKEEKQVQHKTAAAYIPGSGEVRDEIITDTLEVNYLPYAMSVIVSRAIPEIDGFKPSHRKLLYTMYKMGLLGGSLTKSANVVGQTMRLNPHGEGAIYETMVRMTRGNESLLVPYVESKGNFGKAYSRDMAYAASRYTEVKLTEVCKELFTDIDSDTVEFVDNYDSTTTEPTLLPVRFPSVLVNSNTGIAVGMASNICPFNLKEVCETAVALLKNPEHDVIQTLIAPDFPGGGLLIYDRAALEEIYNTGRGTVKVRSVYIADNKENRIEITRIPPTTTVEAIIDKIVELVKAGKIKEISDIRDETDLNGLRIAIDLKRGTDPDALMAKLFKSTTLEDSFSANFNILIGATPMVMGVKEILSEWTAFRVECVKRRIFFDLKKRKDLLHLLRGLELILLDIDRAIATVRNTKEEAMVIPNLMAEFGIDKIQAEYVAEIKLRNLNREYILKRLADIEKLEAEIAELELDFKSRQRQYGIIIRELEEIAKKFGSPRKTAILEQEEAFAADAAEPEMPDYPVTVYFTREGYMKKLTAMAVKNAGEHKLKDGDAIISTFETTNNSEILVLSDRQNAYKARLYEFEDGKSSTMGDYLPAKLGFEDGEGIVFFTCVTEYTGSLLIFFENGKAAKVSLSSYATKQNRRKLLGGYSGTSKTVGFWQLKENEPQNFAVYTNDARCLVFDSDLLETKASRDTIGVTVINLKSGRKVKKAVMIQRMTKNMEVYKVFSLPRAGTPIKTEQLGLT, encoded by the coding sequence TTGAAAAAACGCAAGGAAAAAGAAGAAAAACAGGTGCAGCATAAAACCGCAGCAGCTTATATTCCGGGCAGCGGAGAAGTCCGCGATGAGATTATCACCGACACGCTTGAAGTCAATTATTTGCCTTACGCGATGAGCGTGATCGTCTCACGAGCCATCCCCGAGATCGACGGCTTCAAGCCCTCACACCGAAAACTCCTATATACAATGTATAAGATGGGGCTTCTCGGCGGTTCGCTGACCAAATCAGCCAACGTCGTCGGGCAGACCATGCGCCTTAATCCGCACGGAGAGGGCGCCATTTATGAGACGATGGTTCGCATGACACGCGGCAACGAATCTCTGTTGGTGCCGTATGTCGAGTCAAAGGGCAACTTCGGAAAGGCCTATTCACGCGATATGGCCTATGCCGCTTCCCGATATACCGAGGTAAAACTGACCGAGGTCTGCAAAGAATTGTTCACTGACATTGACAGCGACACCGTCGAATTTGTCGATAACTACGATTCCACCACCACTGAGCCGACCCTGCTTCCGGTTCGTTTTCCGAGCGTTTTGGTCAACTCAAACACCGGCATTGCGGTCGGAATGGCAAGCAATATCTGCCCGTTCAATCTCAAGGAGGTCTGTGAGACTGCGGTTGCATTGTTGAAAAATCCGGAACACGACGTTATTCAAACGCTCATCGCCCCCGATTTTCCGGGCGGCGGGTTGTTGATCTACGACAGGGCGGCACTGGAGGAAATCTATAATACCGGGCGCGGAACTGTCAAAGTCCGCTCCGTCTATATTGCGGATAACAAAGAGAACCGAATTGAAATCACCCGGATTCCGCCGACCACGACCGTCGAGGCCATCATCGATAAAATCGTCGAATTAGTCAAAGCCGGGAAGATCAAAGAAATCTCCGATATCCGCGACGAGACCGATTTGAACGGCCTGCGCATCGCAATTGACCTAAAGCGCGGTACCGATCCCGATGCGTTGATGGCAAAGCTCTTTAAATCGACGACGCTTGAAGATTCTTTTTCCGCCAACTTTAATATTCTGATCGGCGCGACACCCATGGTGATGGGCGTTAAAGAAATCCTGTCGGAATGGACGGCATTCCGGGTTGAGTGCGTCAAACGCCGAATTTTCTTCGATTTGAAAAAACGCAAAGATCTTCTGCACTTACTGCGCGGGCTTGAATTGATATTGCTCGACATCGACCGTGCCATTGCCACGGTGCGCAATACCAAGGAAGAGGCAATGGTCATCCCCAACCTGATGGCGGAGTTCGGCATCGATAAAATCCAGGCCGAATATGTCGCAGAAATTAAACTGCGCAACCTCAACCGCGAATACATTTTAAAACGTCTTGCCGACATCGAGAAACTGGAAGCCGAGATCGCCGAACTGGAACTCGATTTCAAATCCAGACAGCGCCAATACGGCATCATCATCCGGGAGCTCGAAGAGATCGCCAAAAAATTCGGTTCACCGCGTAAAACCGCCATCCTCGAACAGGAGGAAGCTTTCGCGGCAGATGCAGCCGAACCAGAAATGCCCGATTATCCGGTCACCGTTTATTTTACCCGCGAGGGCTACATGAAAAAACTGACCGCGATGGCAGTAAAGAATGCGGGAGAACATAAACTGAAAGACGGGGACGCGATCATCTCGACTTTTGAAACGACCAATAACAGCGAGATTTTAGTCCTCAGCGACCGTCAAAACGCCTATAAGGCGCGTCTTTATGAGTTTGAAGACGGCAAATCCTCAACGATGGGCGATTATCTGCCCGCAAAACTCGGTTTCGAAGACGGCGAGGGCATCGTATTCTTTACCTGCGTCACCGAATACACCGGTTCTTTATTGATCTTCTTTGAAAACGGAAAGGCCGCCAAAGTCAGTTTAAGCAGTTATGCCACCAAACAAAACCGCCGTAAACTGCTAGGCGGTTACAGCGGCACGAGCAAAACCGTCGGCTTCTGGCAGCTGAAAGAGAATGAACCGCAGAATTTCGCCGTTTACACAAACGACGCACGGTGTCTGGTCTTTGATTCGGACCTTCTCGAAACTAAGGCAAGCCGGGACACGATCGGCGTGACGGTCATCAATCTGAAATCGGGCAGAAAAGTGAAAAAAGCGGTTATGATTCAACGTATGACAAAGAATATGGAGGTCTACAAAGTGTTCTCTCTGCCGCGCGCAGGGACGCCGATCAAGACCGAACAACTGGGACTCACCTGA
- a CDS encoding hemolysin family protein, giving the protein MGTEDLPLLLTLFVLILFSAYSSAAEMSFSTAGRIRLKSLAANGEKKAERVLKMLGQYDKFLTTVLIANNLVNIASTTIATVLCIKFFGDIGATVSTVSMTILVLLFGEITPKTIAKRAPERYAMSCARSMQALMIILTPFSFLFSQWQKFLNRRGHDESAITEAELLTIIEEGRQVGTLDEDEGELIRSAIRFNDRKASDILTPRVAVEAADIEDSPEEIEKVFFESGFSRLPVYRKSIDNILGVITQKDFFANLHTGCRPIEELIKPISFVPEVMSISTLLKLLQTSKTHLAVVTDEYGGTLGIVTMEDILEELVGEIYDEHDDTEEETDISLVGEEEYRINGSADLEELTTLIDISRDEAEEFATVNGWIADKLNKIPETGDHYEGDGFEFTVTDADERKANTLLLKRAQKAETKDEKNP; this is encoded by the coding sequence ATGGGTACCGAAGACTTACCGTTATTGCTCACGCTGTTTGTTTTAATTCTGTTCTCCGCTTATTCGTCCGCTGCGGAAATGTCGTTTTCCACTGCCGGCAGAATACGGCTGAAAAGCCTTGCCGCCAACGGCGAAAAGAAGGCCGAACGGGTATTGAAGATGCTCGGGCAATACGATAAGTTTCTTACCACGGTGCTGATCGCGAACAATCTGGTCAATATCGCGTCTACAACGATCGCAACAGTTTTATGCATTAAATTTTTCGGAGATATCGGAGCAACCGTCTCTACCGTGTCAATGACGATTCTCGTTTTGCTGTTTGGGGAAATCACCCCGAAAACCATTGCGAAGCGGGCTCCGGAGCGTTATGCGATGTCTTGTGCGCGTTCAATGCAAGCGCTGATGATCATTCTCACACCGTTCTCATTTTTATTTTCCCAGTGGCAAAAATTCTTGAATCGTCGTGGACATGATGAATCGGCAATTACCGAAGCCGAGCTTTTAACCATTATTGAAGAGGGCCGGCAGGTGGGAACGCTCGATGAAGATGAGGGTGAACTCATCCGAAGCGCCATCCGGTTCAATGACCGGAAGGCCTCCGACATTCTGACGCCGCGTGTTGCGGTTGAAGCCGCCGATATCGAGGACAGCCCCGAAGAGATCGAAAAAGTGTTTTTTGAGAGCGGTTTTTCGCGCCTTCCCGTCTATCGGAAGAGCATCGACAATATCCTCGGTGTCATCACGCAAAAAGACTTTTTCGCGAATTTACACACCGGCTGCAGACCGATCGAGGAATTGATCAAACCGATCAGCTTCGTACCCGAAGTCATGTCTATCTCGACGCTGTTGAAACTGCTTCAGACTTCCAAAACCCATTTGGCCGTGGTCACCGACGAATACGGCGGCACGCTCGGCATTGTGACGATGGAAGATATCCTAGAGGAATTGGTCGGAGAGATCTACGACGAGCACGACGATACCGAAGAAGAAACCGATATTTCGCTGGTGGGTGAAGAAGAATACCGGATTAACGGCAGCGCCGATCTCGAGGAACTGACGACGCTGATCGATATCTCACGGGATGAAGCGGAGGAATTCGCCACGGTCAACGGTTGGATAGCCGACAAGCTCAATAAGATCCCCGAGACGGGCGATCATTACGAAGGCGACGGCTTCGAGTTCACCGTGACAGACGCAGACGAGCGAAAAGCCAACACGCTGCTGCTCAAGCGGGCCCAAAAAGCGGAGACGAAGGACGAAAAAAATCCTTGA
- a CDS encoding amino acid ABC transporter ATP-binding protein: MIDVRNLSKKFGDNLVLNNITETINAGEKVVIIGPSGSGKSTFLRCLNMLEEPTSGEIFYKDKKLVYTSNEINQLRQKMGMVFQHFNLFPHLTILDNITLAPVKLKIHNKAEAKENAMRLLARVGLTEKATAYPSMLSGGQKQRIAIVRALAMNPEVMLFDEPTSALDPEMVGEVLEVMRELAEDGMTMIVVTHEMGFAREVGTRVMFMDGGEILEQAPPKEFFTSPKNPRLQSFLAKVL; this comes from the coding sequence GTGATCGACGTTAGGAATCTGTCCAAAAAATTCGGTGACAATTTGGTACTCAACAATATCACCGAGACGATCAACGCCGGAGAAAAAGTCGTGATCATCGGGCCGTCCGGCTCGGGAAAATCGACTTTTCTGCGCTGTTTGAATATGCTTGAAGAACCGACGTCCGGCGAGATCTTTTACAAAGACAAAAAGCTTGTCTATACCTCAAATGAAATCAATCAGCTGCGTCAGAAGATGGGGATGGTTTTCCAGCATTTCAATCTCTTTCCCCACCTCACGATTTTAGACAATATCACGCTTGCGCCGGTCAAGCTCAAGATTCACAATAAGGCCGAAGCCAAAGAAAACGCCATGCGCTTGCTTGCACGCGTCGGATTGACTGAGAAAGCAACAGCCTACCCGTCGATGCTCTCGGGCGGTCAGAAGCAGCGTATTGCCATCGTGCGGGCGCTTGCGATGAACCCCGAAGTGATGTTATTCGACGAACCCACCTCGGCGCTCGACCCGGAGATGGTCGGCGAGGTGCTCGAGGTCATGCGCGAGCTGGCTGAAGACGGCATGACGATGATCGTCGTGACCCACGAGATGGGCTTTGCGCGGGAAGTCGGCACCCGCGTGATGTTCATGGACGGCGGTGAAATTTTGGAACAGGCGCCGCCGAAGGAATTCTTCACAAGTCCGAAAAACCCGCGCCTTCAGAGCTTTTTGGCTAAAGTGCTATAA
- a CDS encoding ATP-binding protein, with protein sequence MKEKIEGVDELVSRVGKYYGEMIASNMLTIDRLCEVCANEEERKLIGKLLENNLRLLRYLRLFTAYALYKYGTEDYYPKNSDIIQLLSSVCRQTREVLGNAVMIEEDFPVTPVMTVADAKSLRKCIFSLISNAARDCDKRIGLSLKKSKGNIIISVFDDGKPVDRVAKQRIEKGLADGVNNIDGSGMGLAVAAMVAKAHGGDLKFVQRKTGNEFRIVLPERTDNTLMYSAGVPEYGERYNPAVIELYDFYLRNLEDRK encoded by the coding sequence ATGAAAGAAAAAATTGAGGGTGTAGATGAACTCGTAAGCCGTGTCGGTAAATATTACGGAGAGATGATAGCAAGCAACATGCTGACCATCGACCGGCTCTGCGAAGTCTGCGCAAATGAAGAAGAACGAAAACTCATCGGAAAATTACTTGAAAATAATTTGCGCCTTCTGCGCTATTTGAGATTGTTTACTGCCTATGCGTTGTATAAATACGGGACAGAGGACTATTATCCGAAAAACAGTGATATTATTCAGTTGCTTTCGTCCGTTTGCCGGCAGACCCGGGAAGTCCTCGGCAACGCGGTCATGATCGAAGAGGATTTTCCGGTGACGCCCGTAATGACGGTCGCAGACGCGAAGAGCCTCAGAAAATGTATATTCTCATTGATTTCCAACGCCGCGCGAGATTGTGATAAACGCATCGGTTTATCTTTGAAAAAATCAAAAGGGAATATCATCATCTCCGTCTTTGACGACGGTAAACCTGTTGACCGGGTGGCGAAACAGCGCATTGAAAAGGGCCTCGCAGACGGAGTCAACAACATTGACGGCAGCGGTATGGGCCTTGCGGTAGCCGCGATGGTCGCGAAGGCACACGGGGGCGATCTGAAGTTTGTTCAGCGAAAGACCGGCAATGAATTTCGGATTGTACTTCCCGAACGCACCGACAATACGCTGATGTATTCGGCCGGCGTGCCGGAATATGGCGAGCGTTATAATCCTGCGGTAATTGAACTGTACGATTTTTATTTAAGAAATCTCGAAGATCGGAAGTGA
- a CDS encoding amino acid ABC transporter permease — MAAAITVNLIQRLTEWWNTDAAAWAASMAANFEKTFITDNRYMFFINGLGNTLKIAAMAVLLGIVIGVIVAVVKVNATEKHSKLKWLDKIFGIYIAVIRGTPVVVQLMIMYYIILKNVESTIVVAVLAFGINSGAYVAEIVRAGIMAVDRGQMEAGRSLGLTRLQTMIHIILPQAIKNILPALGNEFITVIKETSIAGYIPITDLTKAGDIVRSRTYEPFFALIIVAVIYFAVVWILTQGLKALERRLARSDRR, encoded by the coding sequence ATGGCTGCAGCAATAACGGTCAATCTCATACAACGCCTGACCGAATGGTGGAACACGGATGCCGCGGCATGGGCGGCAAGCATGGCCGCCAATTTCGAAAAGACTTTTATTACCGACAACCGTTATATGTTTTTTATCAACGGTCTGGGCAACACTCTTAAAATCGCTGCGATGGCGGTTTTGCTCGGCATCGTCATCGGCGTTATCGTGGCCGTCGTCAAAGTCAACGCCACGGAAAAACACTCGAAGCTCAAGTGGCTCGATAAAATTTTCGGTATTTATATCGCCGTGATCCGCGGCACTCCTGTCGTCGTCCAATTGATGATCATGTATTATATCATCCTGAAAAACGTGGAGAGCACCATTGTGGTGGCCGTGCTCGCATTCGGAATCAACTCGGGCGCTTATGTCGCCGAGATCGTGCGCGCCGGCATCATGGCGGTAGACCGCGGGCAGATGGAAGCCGGGCGCTCCCTCGGTCTGACACGGCTTCAGACGATGATTCACATCATTTTGCCTCAGGCAATTAAAAATATCTTGCCTGCGCTCGGAAATGAATTTATCACGGTCATCAAGGAGACCTCGATCGCGGGCTATATCCCGATTACCGACCTCACAAAGGCCGGCGATATCGTCAGAAGCCGAACCTACGAACCGTTTTTCGCGTTGATTATCGTTGCGGTTATTTATTTTGCGGTTGTCTGGATTTTGACACAGGGCTTGAAAGCGCTGGAGAGGAGGTTGGCGAGAAGTGATCGACGTTAG
- a CDS encoding zinc metallopeptidase, with amino-acid sequence MPTFGYYIGFDRWYFILIVPAIIISLIAQIKVKSTFAKYSKIRTMRGLTGAQAAEAVLRKNGVIGVRIEQVGGELTDHYDPKSNVIRLSDSVYNSNSIAAVGVAAHEAGHAVQYAEEYVPIKIRSVIYPIAQTGSYLSWILILFGLFMNFSGLIFAGIIAFSAAVAFQLVTLPTEFNASKRAIEGIQSTYSLDEEETKGAKSVLSAAAMTYVAAVLVSLAQLLRLLLIFGGRRRD; translated from the coding sequence ATGCCTACTTTTGGGTATTATATCGGTTTCGACCGGTGGTATTTCATCCTCATCGTTCCGGCAATCATCATCTCGCTGATTGCCCAGATCAAAGTGAAATCCACATTCGCGAAGTATTCAAAAATAAGGACAATGCGCGGCTTGACAGGCGCGCAGGCAGCTGAGGCCGTACTTCGCAAAAACGGCGTCATCGGTGTGCGGATTGAGCAGGTCGGCGGAGAACTGACCGACCATTATGATCCGAAATCAAACGTGATCCGGCTGTCTGACTCAGTATATAATTCCAATTCAATCGCTGCTGTCGGCGTTGCGGCTCACGAAGCCGGACATGCGGTACAATATGCCGAAGAATACGTCCCGATTAAAATCAGGAGCGTGATTTATCCGATCGCGCAGACCGGTTCGTATCTTTCCTGGATTTTGATTTTGTTCGGATTGTTTATGAATTTTTCCGGGTTGATATTCGCAGGGATCATTGCGTTTTCGGCGGCAGTGGCGTTTCAGCTTGTGACGCTCCCGACGGAATTCAACGCCTCTAAAAGGGCGATAGAGGGCATCCAATCGACTTACAGTTTGGACGAAGAAGAGACAAAAGGCGCCAAATCGGTTCTGAGCGCTGCCGCAATGACTTATGTCGCAGCGGTGCTTGTTTCGCTTGCGCAGCTGCTGAGACTGCTCCTCATTTTCGGCGGAAGACGAAGAGATTAA